The Lasioglossum baleicum chromosome 3, iyLasBale1, whole genome shotgun sequence region CTGATTCTTGACCTCTTGTCACTAgcgtacagtgggtgtacaaagtattcgtacactttttaaaaactaataacttttttgtaattgtaccaaacgacctgactttttataatcaGTTAGAAGCATCGTTTTactaaatgatatgcaaaaaagattttccaaaaattataattctataaagttacatgcaaaaataaaacaggcatttttaaaaaattttttattcgggcCCCCTtaaggaaaattaaaaatatatgttttgtacatCTATTTaatcgaaaatttcatcgaaaccggttgacgcaggaaaaaacgacacgcatcgaaagatgcacCAAACAAAGAGTCGAGATGAGATTCTACTGATTTTATTCGaacataataaattatgaaaatagcaATTTCAAGTTGTCAGACACTACGTCCCGGTAAAGACGAAGACGTACTCACTGCATAGTGTCAAAATCGAGGCCTCTGACGTCTACGTCTGCGCAACCAAGGAAAATGAAAAGTATTTGACCAGCGACAAAGCAGACACCAACGAACACGTTCCATGCGAGCAGTGGCCTAGGGCCGGGCTTGAATCTGCTAATTACCATTCCGGAGAATAGAAATCCTAGCACCATACCGACCAGCGATATAGGACCTTGACACACAGAAACATGTTAATCGCTGTTCCCTTATTCAACGTCAATGCAACACTACACCTACTGAGCACTAAAAGCTTCGcataatttttaatcatttatggttaataaaatcaataaattaatttcacatATTGGTAGTTTACGATTTAGTATGATTGCTAGTTACGTAGTCATTTTAAAATAGTTCCCGAAGCTAAGTCCACAACGAAGAAGATGAAGAtggagaggaagaagaaggcaTCAGGGAGTGAGAAAAGGAGTGAGAAAAGTGTCCAGTGTGGACACAGCTTAAGGTTAACATCACTTCCTCTAAAAAGTCTATAGTCTCAGATATCTTCTAAAATGGGACATATATTTGGAAAAACGAAAGAGAagtatttatttggacttttGGTGAAAGACCTGTTTCGCTAAAGTAATGTTAGTGTTTGTCGGTGATTGCTATGAAAAACTTACCAGCAATGACAGTACCCCCAGCCGCAGACTTGCTATACTGAACCTCCAGGTACTTAGCCAAAAAGGTAATGTAAGACGACGCGCCTAACACGTAGAACACCCCGCTGAGGTTGTTGAACGTTAACAGCCAGTTTGTCAACAACCTTTTCATCGCTGTCGGGAATTCCCGCATAGTTGGAATGTATTCGGTCTCGAGTGACTTCCGCGGCTCCATCGGCGGCATGTACTGCTCTTGCGCTGTTAGGTGTAACTTTAATGGTATACTACCATCCTACGGCATACAGAAAACAGATTGTACAATTGTAAGGCAGGAACTCTAATGATTTTAGCTCCAAGTTTATTTGTCGCTGGAAACGCGATCACTCTCGTCACTCGTTACCAGCGAGAAATAAAAGCCAATTACGAGAAATTACTTAAGAGTTTCATTATCTCGTGTGTGTGTGCAATTGATGGAGACAAATTGTATATTGCACGAAAATTCGCAGTCGAATTAGTTAGTCCAATTACTTCAGTTCAACGCTTTGTGCGAAATGATTCTATacatgtaataaaataaaaatagacatCAATTTCTGTTTAAATGAATTGATTACTGCTAAACATTTTACAGAGCACTATacatatctatatgtatattccGAATGTCCCATCGTTATAATGCATTTCTTAGAATAAGTTTTAGCGcaacaaatataattaaattattttaacacatTCTTTACGATAATTTTGTACATCGTTAGACGTTtcagaaatgaaaataatagaGCAAACAACAATTGAATTTTTTCATGTTGATAGTAATAGAACATCTTGCTCTCACCATCTTGGCAGTGTCAATTGGAGCAGCGGTCTTTGGTTTCGGCAGATCTCGCGGGAACATGGCAATTAGGATCGAAAACATGCCCATCGTGGCACCAAGGATAATCCAGCCTAGCCACCAAGCGCCCAGCCATCTTGGATCGTTTTTCGTGATCACGGGATGCAAACTGGGATCAATGTACAGGCTGAGGCAACCGTAGCCCAATAAAAATCCTATTGCTGGACCAACTGTTCGAAGAGCGAATGTAAAACCTGTGAAATGTTTCATTATGAATCATAATGCAATCTTTGGAATACACGTTTTATTGTTAAGTGTCTGTATTCAAATATTGAAAACCCTAGACAAGATCTACAGTGAGTATTGAAACCAGAAAATGATTGTGAAACAACAGAATTTAGTGTtatcatacagggtgtcccagaaggGTGATTCCTAAGGTAATTTCAAATAACTGTTTCCTTTACAAACATGTAAAAAAACAAACGCAATTTCATTCAACGTTCCTTGCGCGTGACATCAGCAGCTTACCCTGGAgcgtgataaaaataaaaaataaaaatcagatatatatatatatataattattgatAAGATAGAAGTTATTTTTGAGAACAATGGTATTTATACATTCCGATAAAAATCTGTTATGTGTACACATTAGTGCATGTGTACTACAATTGAATAATCCACTCACGTATTCCATATCGAAAATCTTCGTAATCGTTTCGCTCATTGACTTTAACTTTGCACGAATTGTGTAAACACAATGTCAATGATAAAAAATATCGTAACGTTCGGTTATGTTTGGTATCTctttttagttattaataaatttattgataATGCATATGTCTTGACTGGAGTCTACGCAACTATACTTACAATGAGTTATGATTAAACAGTTAAAATCAGGACATATTTGTATTTGCAATCGAACGAATTTATATTACAACCCAATAACTTATAGGTGGATAACGACTTTAGCTATAGTTTAAGCAATACATAACACAACATGCGATTATCACTAGACTACTGTGGGTGTAATTTCAACCAGTAAGAAGATTGCAAGAATATAAGAGTGTACTTAACaacttaataaaaccactattcGGTTTGTGTGTGTTGCAAgtaatggaaacaatttttattttgcatacaagtatttGATGAGCATATTTTATGATAATGCATGTCAATGTATCAGGGTtgtgcgggtacccgaaatttcggcAGTCGGATCGGGTCGAGACGGGGTCccgaaagtttgcaatattCCCCGAAGTTAAAATTGGGGCAAGAGAGTCTGCGATCAAATCAGCGATTAGTAAACAGTacaatttctctagcttgtatttattgatgtagtataagttagtacgaactattcgacatagatgtcgcccaagaataaaggtgttttcctcgtttaaatcgacccgaacccgaaataTCCGGTGCTCGCACACCCCTACAATGTATAGAATGATTACCTAAAAGCATGGGGGTATTTTTCTTCTCAGTATTATCGTCCAAATACGTCTGTCCAAGGCCGTAGTATAGTGTGGTGCCGATTCCGAGGATGAATTGGGAGAGGAAGACCAGAAGCCGCGGAAGAATGCTGACGTCGAGCATGCTCTCCTCGTCGCAGAGCTGCGGTCTGACGACTCGAGGACAAATCGCCAGGTCCTCGGGGAACGTGGTGGTATTCAGAAGTGTCCGATCGAGGTATTCCTTCGTCAAGGCCATCGCGTCCCTTCCGGGCCCAAACAAGAAATGTGGAAGTGCCAGGACGAGGCAAGAGAACGCGCTGAGACCGACGCCGATCGCGATC contains the following coding sequences:
- the Oatp33ea gene encoding organic anion transporting polypeptide 33Ea; the encoded protein is MTKERDCGICGIYPRWLRDRATSRNFIAVYGLLGTVQAMAFIYIVVTLTTLEKRFKIPSRTTGLILSGNEISQILSLILTYYGGSGHRPRWIAIGVGLSAFSCLVLALPHFLFGPGRDAMALTKEYLDRTLLNTTTFPEDLAICPRVVRPQLCDEESMLDVSILPRLLVFLSQFILGIGTTLYYGLGQTYLDDNTEKKNTPMLLGFTFALRTVGPAIGFLLGYGCLSLYIDPSLHPVITKNDPRWLGAWWLGWIILGATMGMFSILIAMFPRDLPKPKTAAPIDTAKMDGSIPLKLHLTAQEQYMPPMEPRKSLETEYIPTMREFPTAMKRLLTNWLLTFNNLSGVFYVLGASSYITFLAKYLEVQYSKSAAGGTVIAGPISLVGMVLGFLFSGMVISRFKPGPRPLLAWNVFVGVCFVAGQILFIFLGCADVDVRGLDFDTMQMNLTSSCNVGCNCEGVKYSPVCHEASRTTFFSACHAGCRAVISDKEFGNCSCLSLPDPLNFEDQFDYTTDSKSLVLDQPVYLNDPHGIDFDKVRAGPCTSDCSHPYLLFMVFTCIIQTLACSGKIGNVLVNYRSVDKKDKSFAQGITLMTISLFALIPGPIIYGAIIDSTCLIWEESCGTRGNCWFHHRRNFRYLVNITSAGFSTIGVLFDAAVCYLGKDLDLYGAEDADKRRDFIKDDSAQSIVDGAKKKEINGNVN